A genome region from Drosophila simulans strain w501 chromosome 2R, Prin_Dsim_3.1, whole genome shotgun sequence includes the following:
- the LOC6730394 gene encoding craniofacial development protein 1: MNLQEEYVSDCESDEDYYVDLLTSGKGSDESESDMSNKSEKYPVLKSKHTAKALRKTRHSDGDNKECRSKECDDLHSEEESEKSRSDALWADFLGDMVTKSVINKKTDYTGGNAASATNTSHETCNKYDKNATAIIKTTHQYGTKNTTPSSVSRLGKIKRLSSEKGIGTMINKFEKKKKLTVLERSQLDWKNFKQDEGIDELLCSHNKGKDGYLDRQDFLERTDLRQFEIEKKLRLSRRPY, translated from the exons ATGAACTTACAAGAAGAATACGTATCGGACTGCGAAAGCGATGAGGATTATTATgtcgatttgttgacttcaGGCAAGGGTAGTGATGAGAGTGAAAGTGATATGTCGAACAAGTCTGAAAAATACCCAGTCCTAAAATCAAAGCATACTGCAAAGGCATTGCGGAAAACAAGGCATTCTGACGGAGATAATAAGGAATGCAGGTCTAAGGAGTGTGACGACCTTCATTCCGAAGAGGAGTCTGAAAAATCGCGGTCGGATGCTTTATGGGCCGATTTTCTTGGCGACATGGTTACTAAAAGCgtaatcaacaaaaaaacagattATACGGGGGGAAATGCGGCAAGTGCCACCAATACTTCGCATGAGACTTGTaataaatatgataaaaaCGCTACggcaataataaaaactacaCATCAATACGGTACCAAAAACACCACGCCATCTTCAGTTTCCAGACTCGGAAAAATTAAACGACTGTCCTCTGAAAAAGGTATCGGTACcatgataaataaatttgaaaagaaaaagaaattgaCAGTGCTTGAAAGGTCACAATTGGATTggaaaaactttaaacaaGACGAAGGCATAGACGAACTTCTGTGCTCGCATAACAAAGGCAAGGACGG GTATTTGGACCGTCAAGACTTTTTGGAGAGAACCGATCTTCGGCagtttgaaattgaaaagaagtTGCGTCTGTCTCGCAGGCCATACTAA